One window of Amaranthus tricolor cultivar Red isolate AtriRed21 chromosome 11, ASM2621246v1, whole genome shotgun sequence genomic DNA carries:
- the LOC130826758 gene encoding uncharacterized protein LOC130826758: protein MDESSASGGGRGKNKRFWTAQEDKALVEALSELAVDPHWRCENGFRSGYMVRLEELIGKALPGCGLKALPHIDSRLKTLVAKFRAISQMLNTSGFVWDDEKKMISVDRAVYDEYCKNHPNCKNLFGVSFPHFHELMNVYGKDYATGKPAEDYVEAIQNLQNVAPPQVTLDSSDDEGIDASGNATQTVTSPPAKKMKTEKTSNKRSKRGNAGEGSSNELASLQAFMKDMNVHLSTMANVMARTDDREQKVVEQTEKVLEELLSFNLEGVTPNQVFEVANILTSQPNKLLIFSKCPDALKSDYVKSLLGGNSNA, encoded by the exons ATGGATGAAAGTAGTGCTAGTGGAGGTGGAAGGGGAAAAAACAAACGATTTTGGACTGCCCAAGAAGATAAGGCTCTTGTGGAAGCCTTGTCAGAGTTAGCTGTTGATCCTCACTGGAGGTGTGAAAATGGATTTAGAAGCGGCTACATGGTTCGCTTAGAGGAGCTCATAGGTAAGGCTCTTCCTGGTTGTGGTTTGAAGGCTCTGCCACACATTGATTCTCGACTTAAGACACTTGTAGCCAAGTTTAGGgctatttctcaaatgttaaataCAAGTGGATTCGTCtgggatgatgaaaaaaaaatgatttctgTAGATCGGGCTGTTTATGACGAGTATTGCAAG AATCATCCGAATTGCAAAAACCTGTTTGGAGTTTCATTTCCGCACTTTCATGAACTAATGAATGTTTACGGCAAGGATTACGCTACCGGAAAACCAGCTGAAGATTATGTTGAAGCAATACAGAATTTGCAAAACGTTGCCCCTCCACAAGTTACacttgattcaagtgatgatgagggAATTGATGCTAGTGGTAATGCCACTCAAACTGTTACTTCTCCTCCtgctaaaaaaatgaaaactgaAAAAACTTCTAATAAAAGAAGTAAGAGAGGAAATGCTGGTGAAGGTAGTTCTAATGAGTTGGCTAGCTTACAAGCATTCATGAAAGACATGAATGTTCATCTTTCAACTATGGCAAATGTGATGGCCCGCACTGATGATCGTGAGCAAAAAGTAGTTGAACAGACTGAGAAAGTGTTAGAGGAACTACTATCTTTTAATTTAGAAGGTGTAACTCCTAACCAAGTTTTTGAAGTGGCTAACATTCTAACCTCACAACCAAACAAGCTCCTCATATTTTCAAAGTGTCCCGACGCTTTGAAAAGTGATTATGTTAAGAGTCTTCTTGGAGGAAATAGTAATGCTTAG